One window of Phaenicophaeus curvirostris isolate KB17595 chromosome 22, BPBGC_Pcur_1.0, whole genome shotgun sequence genomic DNA carries:
- the FHAD1 gene encoding forkhead-associated domain-containing protein 1 isoform X1, giving the protein MHLMVMSWYPWSRQPSVSTAGEQQVAPVISLQGENVLQVEKEIGHLSGLETESKQKDAMIRDLQDEIAAMAKTLAQAAARNEVELTQKLLTFDRELGAKTEVIKALKEQLSNLQKGSSQVFSHSLYERDLEIGRLRKESEKLKRDHALIAGLVSSLHREIAGKEQKIEQLQQDVEKMKKANREKDNQLAIVSAKCSRIKEETKRELGEQEVIACRNRIGELERDLEGLQGEVQKYCAEQESIQNQLAEKVKAEEELKETCARQALQLQEMGRRERLLRADVGRAKEQVIEKVKNISEESQKSRERERRLQEELSSKLSKEKEVSESVEVFKKSLCELQACLRSSCSGENLRGELERLEGLCMHPSISAIRVAVVEMAHVPLSWLEGTEQLLASAGMDPSTSSKGLLMALKKLLESSRETTQRNQMLQAQLERVQESQAALLREKLKEMEAKHEQDLQTKINQIILEKDKESQEILQSTLAREQDKYKQSVEEEKKKIQDLESQLRSMTEEVTMKSEEQEVAESKLREAVHNLEEATMREMTLQQQVLMQDEQLKTVQEENEFQRQKLQEEVAEYKEQSKQHSLTIVALEDRLLEAKQQQKTLEEENAALMEKMEGLRRDVHKSTSSTSLEVCPATESHACLWKLREELAAAQRVLLSKEVIIAGLTKELAETRARMSDMRGELSEEQKVELEQNLSRVKCLEREVNLLREKLSQMSSLVEKKDQALQRTSEELRQTQTQCQVLKESSRGTVEKLEDAPGMPVPGDEASKREPMLDLANLGMKCRGLRHEETIQRQKEGLVELRERIKMLEKKQVSVVMEKGSEPLVVLTEDLPEKIVQEMGLKKEPAPMSGTKLKASKVPNGGSHGAADGGDFSEKMYLDVIGALGSLMKVKELSGMQSLKHLPREEREKAGLQRRKDLELLYDKIRNLKRCLERKEEMLKDYEAKVEQLRLSQASLQRCQEEMSKLEDEAYREAEEKVLLKEALERTKLQLSQEKRLLRAAKLHKPGAKKPFCAGKLKAKESTAEAVKMGRT; this is encoded by the exons ATCAAAGCCTTGAAGGAACAG CTCAGCAACCTGCAGAAAGGCTCGAGCCAGGTTTTCAGCCATTCCCTCTACGAGAGAGACCTGGAGATTGGAAGGCTGCGGAAAGAAAGTGAGAAGTTGAAGAGGGACCACGCTTTGATTGCAG GTCTAGTGAGCAGCCTGCACAGGGAGATTGCTGGGAAGGAGCAGAAAATCGAGCAGCTCCAGCAAGACGTTGAAAAGATGAAGAAGGCAAACAGAGAAAAGGACAACCAGCTAGCGATTGTATCTGCCAAG TGCTCTAGAATTAAAGAGGAAACGAAGCGTGAACTCGGAGAGCAAGAAGTAATCGCGTGCCGAAAC CGCATCGGGGAGCTGGAACGTgacctggaggggctgcagggggaggtCCAGAAATATTGTGCCGAGCAGGAGAGCATCCAAAACCAGCTGGCTGAGAAAGTCAAG gctgaggaggagctgaaggaaacctgtgccaggcaagctctgcagctgcaggagatggGGCGCAGGGAGCGCCTGCTGCGAGCCGACGTGGGGAGAGCCAAGGAGCAG GTCATAGAGAAAGTTAAGAACATCTCAGAAGAAAGCCAAAAAAGTCGTGAGAGAGAGAGGCGTCTGCAGGAGGAGTTAAGCTCCAAGCTCtcaaaggagaaggaggtgtCTGAAAGTGTTGAGGTGTTCAAGAAATCCCTGTGTGAGCTCCAG GCTTGCCTGAGGAGCTCCTGCAGTGGTGAGAACCTGCGAGGGgagctggagaggctggagggaCTGTGCATGCACCCCTCTATCTCAGCCATCAGGGTGGCAGTGGTGGAAATGGCCCATGTGCCCCTGTCCTGGCTGGAGGGCACCGAGCAGCTCCTGGCCAGCGCAGGGATGGATCCATCTACCTCCAGCAAAG GGTTATTGATGGCTCTCAAGAAATTATTGGAAAGCAGTCGGGAAACCACACAGAGGAACCAGATGCTACAG GCGCAATTAGAGAGGGTCCAGGAGTCGCAGGCAGCGTTGCTGCGGGAGAAACTGAAGGAGATGGAAGCGAAACACGAGCAGGATctacagacaaaaataaatcaaattataTTGGAAAAGGATAAGGAGAGCCAGGAG atcctgcagagcactCTTGCCAGGGAGCAGGACAAGTACAAGCAGTctgtggaggaagagaagaagaagatcCAAGACCTGGAGAGCCAGCTGAGAAGCATGACTGAG GAGGTCACAATGAAGTCAGAAGAGCAGGAGGTCGCAGAGAGCAAACTGAGAGAAGCTGTGCACAACCTGGAAGAAGCCACAATGCGAGAG ATGACGTTACAACAGCAGGTACTCATGCAAGATGAGCAGCTCAAGACCGTTCAGGAGGAGAATGAGTTTCAGAGGCAGAAACTGCAGGAAGAAGTAGCAGAATATAAAGAGCAAAGCAAGCAGCATTCTCTGACAATTGTGGCTTTAGAGGACAGGTTGCTGGAggccaagcagcagcagaagacgCTGGAGGAGGAAAATGCAGCACTCATGGAAAAAATGGAAG GGCTTCGCCGTGATGTCCACAAGTCAACATCGAGCACTTCGCTGGAGGTTTGTCCTGCGACTGAGTCACACGCGTGTCTGTG GAAACTCAGggaggagctggcagcagcacagagagtgCTCCTGTCCAAGGAGGTCATCATTGCTGGGCTAACCAAAGAGCTCGCAGAAACCAGAGCCAGGATGTCAGACATGAGAG GGGAGCTGAGTGAGGAGCAGAAGGTGGAACTGGAGCAGAACCTGAGCCGGGTGAAATGCCTAGAGCGGGAAGTCAACCTGCTCAGAGAGAAGCTGTCCCAGATGTCTAGCCTCGTGGAGAAAAAGGATCAAGCCCTGCAAAGAACATCTGAGGAATTAAG GCAAACCCAAACCCAGTGCCAGGTGCTGAAGGAGTCTTCCCGAGGAACAGTGGAAAAGCTGGAGGATGCTCCTGGGATGCCAGTGCCGGGGGATGAAGCCTCTAAGAGG GAGCCCATGTTGGACTTGGCCAACCTTGGAATGAAATGCCGAGGCCTCAGGCATGAGGAAACAATCCAGCGCCAGAAAGAAGGCTTGGTCGAGCTCCGGGAGAGAATAAAGATGCTAGAGAAGAAGCAGGTCTCAG TTGTCATGGAGAAGGGTTCGGAGCCACTGGTGGTCCTGACAGAAGACTTACCAGAGAAAATAGTCCAGGAAATGGGTCTCAAGAAGGAACCTGCACCCATGTCGGGAACAAAACTGAAGGCCAGCAAG GTTCCTAACGGAGGCTCACACGGGGCCGCTGATGGGGGAGACTTCAGCGAGAAAATG TACCTTGACGTAATCGGTGCTCTGGGAAGCCTGATGAAGGTGAAGGAGCTGTCGGGAATGCAGTCTCTGAAGCACCTGCCgcgggaggagagggaaaaagcaGGACTGCAGAGGCGGAAGGACCTGGAGCTGCTGTATGATAAGATTAGGAACCTCAAGAGAtgcctggaaagaaaagaagaaatgctgaaagaTTACGAGGCCAAGGTGGAGCAGCTCAG GCTGAGCCAAGCATCCCTGCAAAGGTGCCAGGAGGAGATGTCCAAACTAGAAGATGAAGCCTACagggaggcagaagagaaggttctgctGAAAGAGGCCCTGGAGAGGACAAAGCTCCAGCTGagccaggagaagaggctgCTGCGAGCGGCCAAACTGCACAAG CCTGGAGCCAAGAAGCCATTCTGTGCAGGAAAGCTGAAGGCCAAAGAGAGCACAGCAGAAGCTGTCAAGATGGGAAGGACATAG
- the FHAD1 gene encoding forkhead-associated domain-containing protein 1 isoform X2 produces MHLMVMSWYPWSRQPSVSTAGEQQVAPVISLQGENVLQVEKEIGHLSGLETESKQKDAMIRDLQDEIAAMAKTLAQAAARNEVELTQKLLTFDRELGAKTEVIKALKEQLSNLQKGSSQVFSHSLYERDLEIGRLRKESEKLKRDHALIAGLVSSLHREIAGKEQKIEQLQQDVEKMKKANREKDNQLAIVSAKCSRIKEETKRELGEQEVIACRNRIGELERDLEGLQGEVQKYCAEQESIQNQLAEKVKLKSFKTQVMQVCSPAAVGAAGKAVTEQQVIEKVKNISEESQKSRERERRLQEELSSKLSKEKEVSESVEVFKKSLCELQACLRSSCSGENLRGELERLEGLCMHPSISAIRVAVVEMAHVPLSWLEGTEQLLASAGMDPSTSSKGLLMALKKLLESSRETTQRNQMLQAQLERVQESQAALLREKLKEMEAKHEQDLQTKINQIILEKDKESQEILQSTLAREQDKYKQSVEEEKKKIQDLESQLRSMTEEVTMKSEEQEVAESKLREAVHNLEEATMREMTLQQQVLMQDEQLKTVQEENEFQRQKLQEEVAEYKEQSKQHSLTIVALEDRLLEAKQQQKTLEEENAALMEKMEGLRRDVHKSTSSTSLEVCPATESHACLWKLREELAAAQRVLLSKEVIIAGLTKELAETRARMSDMRGELSEEQKVELEQNLSRVKCLEREVNLLREKLSQMSSLVEKKDQALQRTSEELRQTQTQCQVLKESSRGTVEKLEDAPGMPVPGDEASKREPMLDLANLGMKCRGLRHEETIQRQKEGLVELRERIKMLEKKQVSVVMEKGSEPLVVLTEDLPEKIVQEMGLKKEPAPMSGTKLKASKVPNGGSHGAADGGDFSEKMYLDVIGALGSLMKVKELSGMQSLKHLPREEREKAGLQRRKDLELLYDKIRNLKRCLERKEEMLKDYEAKVEQLRLSQASLQRCQEEMSKLEDEAYREAEEKVLLKEALERTKLQLSQEKRLLRAAKLHKPGAKKPFCAGKLKAKESTAEAVKMGRT; encoded by the exons ATCAAAGCCTTGAAGGAACAG CTCAGCAACCTGCAGAAAGGCTCGAGCCAGGTTTTCAGCCATTCCCTCTACGAGAGAGACCTGGAGATTGGAAGGCTGCGGAAAGAAAGTGAGAAGTTGAAGAGGGACCACGCTTTGATTGCAG GTCTAGTGAGCAGCCTGCACAGGGAGATTGCTGGGAAGGAGCAGAAAATCGAGCAGCTCCAGCAAGACGTTGAAAAGATGAAGAAGGCAAACAGAGAAAAGGACAACCAGCTAGCGATTGTATCTGCCAAG TGCTCTAGAATTAAAGAGGAAACGAAGCGTGAACTCGGAGAGCAAGAAGTAATCGCGTGCCGAAAC CGCATCGGGGAGCTGGAACGTgacctggaggggctgcagggggaggtCCAGAAATATTGTGCCGAGCAGGAGAGCATCCAAAACCAGCTGGCTGAGAAAGTCAAG CTCAAGTCTTTCAAAACCCAAGTGATGCAAGTCTGTTCTCCAGCAGcagtgggagctgcagggaaagCTGTAACAGAGCAGCAG GTCATAGAGAAAGTTAAGAACATCTCAGAAGAAAGCCAAAAAAGTCGTGAGAGAGAGAGGCGTCTGCAGGAGGAGTTAAGCTCCAAGCTCtcaaaggagaaggaggtgtCTGAAAGTGTTGAGGTGTTCAAGAAATCCCTGTGTGAGCTCCAG GCTTGCCTGAGGAGCTCCTGCAGTGGTGAGAACCTGCGAGGGgagctggagaggctggagggaCTGTGCATGCACCCCTCTATCTCAGCCATCAGGGTGGCAGTGGTGGAAATGGCCCATGTGCCCCTGTCCTGGCTGGAGGGCACCGAGCAGCTCCTGGCCAGCGCAGGGATGGATCCATCTACCTCCAGCAAAG GGTTATTGATGGCTCTCAAGAAATTATTGGAAAGCAGTCGGGAAACCACACAGAGGAACCAGATGCTACAG GCGCAATTAGAGAGGGTCCAGGAGTCGCAGGCAGCGTTGCTGCGGGAGAAACTGAAGGAGATGGAAGCGAAACACGAGCAGGATctacagacaaaaataaatcaaattataTTGGAAAAGGATAAGGAGAGCCAGGAG atcctgcagagcactCTTGCCAGGGAGCAGGACAAGTACAAGCAGTctgtggaggaagagaagaagaagatcCAAGACCTGGAGAGCCAGCTGAGAAGCATGACTGAG GAGGTCACAATGAAGTCAGAAGAGCAGGAGGTCGCAGAGAGCAAACTGAGAGAAGCTGTGCACAACCTGGAAGAAGCCACAATGCGAGAG ATGACGTTACAACAGCAGGTACTCATGCAAGATGAGCAGCTCAAGACCGTTCAGGAGGAGAATGAGTTTCAGAGGCAGAAACTGCAGGAAGAAGTAGCAGAATATAAAGAGCAAAGCAAGCAGCATTCTCTGACAATTGTGGCTTTAGAGGACAGGTTGCTGGAggccaagcagcagcagaagacgCTGGAGGAGGAAAATGCAGCACTCATGGAAAAAATGGAAG GGCTTCGCCGTGATGTCCACAAGTCAACATCGAGCACTTCGCTGGAGGTTTGTCCTGCGACTGAGTCACACGCGTGTCTGTG GAAACTCAGggaggagctggcagcagcacagagagtgCTCCTGTCCAAGGAGGTCATCATTGCTGGGCTAACCAAAGAGCTCGCAGAAACCAGAGCCAGGATGTCAGACATGAGAG GGGAGCTGAGTGAGGAGCAGAAGGTGGAACTGGAGCAGAACCTGAGCCGGGTGAAATGCCTAGAGCGGGAAGTCAACCTGCTCAGAGAGAAGCTGTCCCAGATGTCTAGCCTCGTGGAGAAAAAGGATCAAGCCCTGCAAAGAACATCTGAGGAATTAAG GCAAACCCAAACCCAGTGCCAGGTGCTGAAGGAGTCTTCCCGAGGAACAGTGGAAAAGCTGGAGGATGCTCCTGGGATGCCAGTGCCGGGGGATGAAGCCTCTAAGAGG GAGCCCATGTTGGACTTGGCCAACCTTGGAATGAAATGCCGAGGCCTCAGGCATGAGGAAACAATCCAGCGCCAGAAAGAAGGCTTGGTCGAGCTCCGGGAGAGAATAAAGATGCTAGAGAAGAAGCAGGTCTCAG TTGTCATGGAGAAGGGTTCGGAGCCACTGGTGGTCCTGACAGAAGACTTACCAGAGAAAATAGTCCAGGAAATGGGTCTCAAGAAGGAACCTGCACCCATGTCGGGAACAAAACTGAAGGCCAGCAAG GTTCCTAACGGAGGCTCACACGGGGCCGCTGATGGGGGAGACTTCAGCGAGAAAATG TACCTTGACGTAATCGGTGCTCTGGGAAGCCTGATGAAGGTGAAGGAGCTGTCGGGAATGCAGTCTCTGAAGCACCTGCCgcgggaggagagggaaaaagcaGGACTGCAGAGGCGGAAGGACCTGGAGCTGCTGTATGATAAGATTAGGAACCTCAAGAGAtgcctggaaagaaaagaagaaatgctgaaagaTTACGAGGCCAAGGTGGAGCAGCTCAG GCTGAGCCAAGCATCCCTGCAAAGGTGCCAGGAGGAGATGTCCAAACTAGAAGATGAAGCCTACagggaggcagaagagaaggttctgctGAAAGAGGCCCTGGAGAGGACAAAGCTCCAGCTGagccaggagaagaggctgCTGCGAGCGGCCAAACTGCACAAG CCTGGAGCCAAGAAGCCATTCTGTGCAGGAAAGCTGAAGGCCAAAGAGAGCACAGCAGAAGCTGTCAAGATGGGAAGGACATAG
- the EFHD2 gene encoding EF-hand domain-containing protein D2 isoform X2, protein MERLFRQYDEGKDGFIDLMELKLMMEKLGAPQTHLGLKNMIKEVDEDLDSKLSFREFLLIFRKAAAGELQEDSGLHALARLSEIDVSTEGVKGAKNFFEAKVQAIHDASRFEEEIKAEQEEKKKQAEELKQRKAAFKELQSTFKQ, encoded by the exons ATGGAGCGGCTCTTCCGACA GTATGACGAGGGGAAAGACGGCTTCATCGACCTGATGGAGCTGAAGCTGATGATGGAGAAGCTGGGCGCGCCGCAGACGCACCTGGGGCTGAAGAACATGATCAAGGAGGTGGATGAAGACCTGGACAGCAAGCTGAGCTTCCGAGAG TTCCTGCTGATTTTTCGCAAGGCAGCAGCGGGCGAGCTGCAGGAGGATAGTGGGCTGCACGCCCTGGCCCGGCTCTCCGAGATCGATGTCTCCACGGAGGGGGTGAAGGGCGCCAAGAACTTCTTTGAGGCCAAG GTCCAAGCCATCCACGATGCCAGCCGCTTCGAGGAGGAGATCAAGGCCgagcaggaggagaagaagaagcaaGCAGAGGAGCTGAAGCAGAGGAAGGCGGCGTTCAAGGAGCTGCAATCCACCTTCAAGCAGTGA
- the EFHD2 gene encoding EF-hand domain-containing protein D2 isoform X1: MAPTVVTPGCAYDEGKDGFIDLMELKLMMEKLGAPQTHLGLKNMIKEVDEDLDSKLSFREFLLIFRKAAAGELQEDSGLHALARLSEIDVSTEGVKGAKNFFEAKVQAIHDASRFEEEIKAEQEEKKKQAEELKQRKAAFKELQSTFKQ; encoded by the exons ATGGCACCAACCGTGGTCACGCCAGGATGCGC GTATGACGAGGGGAAAGACGGCTTCATCGACCTGATGGAGCTGAAGCTGATGATGGAGAAGCTGGGCGCGCCGCAGACGCACCTGGGGCTGAAGAACATGATCAAGGAGGTGGATGAAGACCTGGACAGCAAGCTGAGCTTCCGAGAG TTCCTGCTGATTTTTCGCAAGGCAGCAGCGGGCGAGCTGCAGGAGGATAGTGGGCTGCACGCCCTGGCCCGGCTCTCCGAGATCGATGTCTCCACGGAGGGGGTGAAGGGCGCCAAGAACTTCTTTGAGGCCAAG GTCCAAGCCATCCACGATGCCAGCCGCTTCGAGGAGGAGATCAAGGCCgagcaggaggagaagaagaagcaaGCAGAGGAGCTGAAGCAGAGGAAGGCGGCGTTCAAGGAGCTGCAATCCACCTTCAAGCAGTGA
- the LOC138729880 gene encoding LOW QUALITY PROTEIN: chymotrypsin-C-like (The sequence of the model RefSeq protein was modified relative to this genomic sequence to represent the inferred CDS: inserted 1 base in 1 codon): protein MGSGTWEQRGPDPAPTVGHSPRGGRRDNAKVLGXTIRGAGSPLAAPQAGTTMLGALCLAVLLGYAYGCGQPHVPPLLGTTRVVGGEDARPHSWPWQISLQYDRNGEWRHTCGGTLISSNWVLTAAHCISSGTTYRVVLGKQDLSEVDEPGSLAVGVEKIIVHEKWNSFLIINDIALIKLEEEVQMSETIQPACLPPPDSILENDYPCYVTGWGRIRTNGPLADVLQQALLPVVDYETCSQSNWWGNNVRTTMVCAGGDGVVSGCNGDSGGPLNCQREGVWEVDGIVSFGSGLSCNMIRKPTVFTRVSAFSDWIDEKMSTN from the exons ATGGGCAGTGGGACGTGGGAACAACGAGGGCCTGATCCAG CCCCCACCGTGGGACACTCTCCACGCGGTGGCAGGAGGGACAACGCCAAGGTCCTCG GCACTATAAGAGGGGCTGGCAGCCCTCTTGCTGCACCTCAGGCCGGCACCACCATGCTGGGAGCTCTGTGTCTCGCCGTGCTGCTGGGCTACG CCTACGGATGCGGCCAGCCGCACGTGCCGCCGCTGCTGGGCACCACCCGGGTGGTTGGTGGCGAAGACGCCCGGCCCCACAGCTGGCCGTGGCAG ATCTCACTGCAGTACGACCGCAACGGGGAATGGCGCCACACGTGTGGTGGGACCCTCATTTCCTCCAACTGGGTGCTGACAGCCGCCCACTGCATTAG CTCTGGCACGACGTACCGCGTGGTGCTGGGCAAGCAGGACCTGTCGGAGGTGGATGAGCCCGGCTCGCTGGCCGTGGGTGTTGAGAAGATCATCGTGCACGAGAAATGGAATTCCTTCCTCATCAT CAATGACATTGCTCTCAtcaagctggaggaggaggtgcagaTGAGCGAGACTATccagcctgcctgcctgccGCCCCCCGACTCGATACTGGAGAATGACTATCCCTGCTATGTCACCGGCTGGGGACGCATCAGGA CCAACGGGCCGCTGGCTGATGTCCTGCAGCAGGCACTGCTGCCCGTGGTGGACTACGAGACCTGCTCGCAGAGCAACTGGTGGGGTAACAACGTGCGCACCACCATGGTGTGCGCCGGCGGCGACGGGGTTGTCTCTGGCTGCAAC GGGGACTCGGGCGGCCCCCTGAACTGCCAGCGCGAAGGGGTCTGGGAGGTGGACGGCATCGTCAGCTTCGGCTCCGGGCTGAGCTGCAACATGATCAGGAAGCCAACTGTCTTCACACGGGTGTCCGCCTTCTCCGACTGGATCGACGAG AAAATGAGCACGAACTGA
- the CASP9 gene encoding caspase-9: MEEVQRRALRRGRARLVSALRLAPLWDAMEERGLFTRPMLEELQSAGSRGEQARQLIIDLETRGKQAFPVFLSILRETGQGDLADMLTQECECPLVPPQLMDLQPVELDLRGEKQKKNVNVPERLSIPVQAESERPRMPPAPAQGSAADKRNRDLVYELKANPCGHCLILNNVNFSGDSDLSTRDGSDVDCEKLEKRFKALCFNVLTRRNLKAQEMVSELQKLARQDHSALDCCVVVILSHGCQTSHIQFPGGIYGTDGKPIPIEKIVNYFNGSHCPSLRGKPKLFFIQACGGEQRDRGFVMDYDSPSDEAPGGSLESDATPFQTLAGNADEPDAVACLPTPSDILVSYSTFPGFVSWREASTGSWYVETLDSVLEQYAHSENLLNMLLRVANAVSAKGKYKQIPGCFNFLRKEFFFKCK; the protein is encoded by the exons aTGGAGGAGGTGCAGCGGCGGGCGCTGAGGCGCGGGCGGGCCCGGCTGGTGTCGGCGCTGCGCCTGGCGCCGCTCTGGGACGCGATGGAGGAGCGCGGGCTCTTCACCCGCCCcatgctggaggagctgcag AGCGCTGGCAGCCGAGGCGAACAAGCCCGACAGCTGATCATCGACCTGGAGACTCGAGGAAAACAGGCTTTCCCTGTATTCCTCTCCATCCTGCGGGAGACAGGGCAGGGGGACCTTGCAGACATGCTGACCCAGGAGTGCGAGTGTCCGCTGGTGCCACCACAGCTGATGGACCTGCAACCTGTCGAGCTGGACTTACgtggagaaaagcaaaagaaaa ATGTGAACGTTCCTGAACGTTTATCCATCCCAGTCCAAGCTGAGAGTGAAAGACCTCGAATGCCTCCTGCGCCAGCGCAGG GTTCAGCTGCTGACAAGAGGAACCGCGACCTG GTTTACGAGCTGAAAGCGAACCCGTGTGGCCACTGCCTGATCCTCAACAACGTCAACTTCAGTGGAGACTCCGATCTGTCGACTCGAGACGGCTCTGACGTGGACTGCGAGAAGCTGGAGAAGCGCTTCAAGGCCTTGTGTTTCAACGTCCTGACTCGGCGGAATCTGAAAGCTCAG GAAATGGtttcagagctgcagaagcTGGCACGGCAGGACCACAGCGCCTTGGACTGCTGTGTTGTGGTCATCCTATCCCACGGCTGTCAG ACGAGCCATATTCAGTTTCCTGGAGGCATTTATGGAACGGATGGAAAACCCATTCCAATAGAAAAGATTGTGAACTATTTCAATGGGTCCCATTGCCCGAGTTTGAGAGgaaaacccaaactcttcttcATCCAGGCCTGTGGTGGAG AACAAAGAGATCGAGGCTTTGTAATGGATTACGATTCACCCAGCGACGAAGCTCCTGGAGGTTCTTTGGAGTCGGATGCGACTCCTTTTCAGACTCTGGCGGGTAACGCGGACGAGCCAGATGCCGTAGCCTGTTTGCCTACACCCAGCGACATCTTAGTCTCCTACTCAACTTTTCCAG gttTCGTCTCCTGGAGGGAGGCATCGACTGGCTCATGGTATGTAGAAACACTGGACAGTGTGCTGGAGCAGTATGCCCACTCTGAAAACCTGCTGAACATGTTACTGCGG GTGGCGAATGCCGTCTCCGCCAAGGGGAAGTACAAGCAGATTCCAGGCTGTTTCAACTTTCTCCgtaaagaattcttttttaagTGCAAATAA